Proteins encoded in a region of the Zea mays cultivar B73 chromosome 4, Zm-B73-REFERENCE-NAM-5.0, whole genome shotgun sequence genome:
- the LOC109939226 gene encoding lysine-specific demethylase JMJ703-like isoform X3, translated as MMGTECIMATLGGDPEPSIPPGFGPFVALALQGIQNNAKSADAHSSSAQAAHCMEKDVEVLEHGSAHGWSDTPASTSGTHSCRRSLRNRPPIDYSQFDLISDEESDVESAEKGVGLVRRRRQLPKGVLRGCAQCADCQKVVARWNPSGARRPVLEEAPVFYPSEEEFKDTLKYIESIRSTAEPYGICRIVPPPSWKPPCLLKEKNIWECSKFCTRVQKVDKLQNRKSSKKGRRGGMMKKRRKLLELEDNNNINHNQTGVQQNQERFGFEPGPEFTLQTFKKYADDFREQYFKKEVPADSPPSVEDIEGEYWRIVEKPTEEIEVVYGADLETGTFGSGFPKSSPEVKSDVEHKYLESGWNLNNLPRLQGSVLSFEGGDISGVLVPWLYVGMCFSSFCWHVEDHHLYSLNYMHWGAPKMWYGVPGKDAVNLEAAMRKHLPDLFEEQPDLLHNLVTQFSTSLLKSEGVPVYRCVQHEGEFVLTFPRAYHAGFNCGFNCAEAVNVAPIDWLPIGQDAVELYRKQARKITVSHDKLLLGAAREAIRAHWDILFLKRNTADNLRWKSMCGLDSTICKSLKARIDLELAQRQNICSPSQSRKMDAEFDSTDRECALCYYDLHLSASGCPCCPGKYTCLVHAKQLCSCDWDKRFFLFRYDINELNMLADALGGKLSAIHRWGVSHLGLSLRSCVKREKDQDSKTPRRVTDGPRRSYMSQASTVSLAPSLVCNEQNNNGNKMLDKASLETDTCPFTEQIKSGTISLQEAHMKTEVSCTLNSSVIPEGHKSSLSLPVPSGHSLSSNFATRSLSTAGESVKNTYDLVVFKGSRESSRAGDCISSPGVHHNIPPIMIDQGSNMNPSMESSNNSHRLTASNTNATQFYSYKDQMHVTPETRASVMTEKDSSQASAASSQPFAGTVLRAQSVSQEASPSVFTSKPLIDSSLVKNTYVGLSSGGAHIGHPNFGNQQPSDECLKRKSESLSGSEARGHSAALVQPALGNHNGSGGAHNGLRMANVVHRFKSLVESLEIGVVLSGRLWSSSQAIFPKGFRSRVKYFSIVDPTQMAYYISEILDAGPQGPLFMVTLENCPGELFINVSPAKCWSMVRERLNMEIRRQLSTGRANLPALQPPGSVDGFEMFGLLSPAIVQAIEARDRDRICTEYWRSRPHVVTEDRATAPPQAQGPLHALRGLFQRANRNELLALRSLLVSNISPDDFSRRQATQILDEEIAKQWR; from the exons ATGATGGGAACAGAGTGCATCATGGCCACACTCGGCGGGGATCCTGAACCCTCAATTCCACCTGGATTCGGACCTTTTGTTGCCCTCGCGCTACAGGGCATCCAAAACAATGCCAAATCAGCTGATGCTCATTCTAGTTCTGCTCAAGCAGCACACTGCATGGAGAAAGATGTTGAAGTTCTGGAACACGGTTCGGCGCATGGTTGGAGTGACACTCCTGCTAGTACTTCAGGGACCCATAGTTGCAGGAGGTCACTTCGTAACAGGCCTCCAATAGACTATAGCCAGTTCGACCTTATCTCGGACGAAGAATCTGATGTTGAATCAGCAGAAAAG GGAGTGGGATTAGTGAGACGCAGACGACAATTACCGAAAGGAGTACTTCGGGGATGCGCACAATGTGCTGATTGTCAAAAG GTTGTTGCAAGGTGGAATCCATCTGGTGCAAGGAGGCCTGTTCTTGAGGAAGCTCCTGTTTTCTATCCATCCGAAGAG GAATTCAAGGACACCTTAAAATACATTGAGAGTATACGGTCTACAGCAGAACCATATGGAATTTGTCGTATTGTCCCGCCGCCTTCATGGAAACCTCCATGCCTTCTTAAAGAGAAGAACATATGGGAATGCTCAAAATTTTGTACTCGGGTACAGAAGGTTGACAAGCTCCAAAACCGTAAATCATCCAAGAAGGGCAGAAGAGGTGGGATGATGAAGAAGCGGAGGAAGCTTTTAGAGCTGGAAGATAACAATAATATTAATCACAATCAAACTGGGGTGCAGCAAAACCAAGAGAGGTTTGGATTTGAACCTGGACCTGAGTTCACACTTCAGACATTTAAGAAGTATGCAGATGATTTCCGTGAACAATATTTTAAGAAAGAAGTGCCCGCGGACTCACCACCATCAGTAGAAGACATTGAAGGCGAGTATTGGCGTATAGTCGAAAAGCCTACTGAAGAGATAGAG GTAGTATACGGTGCTGATTTGGAGACTGGAACTTTTGGTAGCGGCTTCCCAAAGTCTTCTCCCGAAGTAAAATCTGATGTTGAGCATAAGTACTTAGAGTCTGGTTGGAACCTAAACAACTTGCCTAGACTACAAGGTTCAGTACTATCTTTTGAGGGCGGTGACATCTCTGGTGTTTTGGTCCCTTGGCTGTATGTCGGAATGTGCTTTTCATCATTCTGCTGG CATGTTGAAGACCATCATTTGTACTCACTGAACTACATGCATTGGGGTGCTCCAAAGATGTGGTATGGAGTTCCAGGAAAGGATGCTGTAAATTTGGAGGCAGCAATGAGGAAACACCTACCTGACTTGTTTGAGGAACAACCTGATTTGCTTCACAACCTG GTTACTCAATTTTCAACATCATTGCTTAAATCTGAAGGAGTACCAGTCTACCGATGTGTTCAGCATGAGGGAGAGTTTGTCCTAACGTTCCCTCGGGCATACCATGCTGGTTTCAACTGTGGCTTCAATTGTGCAGAAGCTGTTAATGTGGCACCAATTGATTGGTTACCAATTGGACAGGATGCAGTTGAGCTTTATCGTAAGCAAGCTCGGAAAATTACTGTTTCCCATGATAAGCTGTTGCTAGGGGCTGCTAGAGAAGCAATAAGAGCTCATTGGGATATTCTGTTCCTTAAGAGAAATACTGCTGATAACTTGAGGTGGAAAAGCATGTGTGGACTTGACAGCACTATATGCAAATCGCTTAAG GCAAGAATCGATTTGGAGTTGGcgcaaagacaaaatatatgctctcCATCTCAATCTAGAAAAATGGATGCTGAATTTGATTCTACTGATAGAGAGTGTGCATTGTGCTATTATGATCTGCATCTTTCTGCTTCTGGCTGTCCATGTTGCCCAGGGAAATATACCTGCCTTGTACATGCAAAGCAGCTTTGCTCATGTGACTGGGACAAAAGATTTTTCCTTTTCCGTTATGATATCAATGAGTTAAATATGTTGGCTGATGCTTTAGGTGGGAAGTTAAGTGCAATTCACAGATGGGGTGTCTCTCATCTTGGATTAAGTTTGAGATCATGTGTCAAAAGAGAAAAAGACCAAGATTCGAAGACTCCTCGCAGAGTAACTGATGGCCCCAGAAGGTCCTACATGTCTCAGGCGTCAACAGTATCATTGGCACCTTCGTTGGTTTGCAATGAACAGAACAACAATGGTAATAAGATGCTGGACAAAGCTAGTTTGGAAACGGATACTTGTCCTTTTACAGAGCAAATAAAATCTGGAACTATTTCACTACAGGAGGCACACATGAAGACTGAGGTATCCTGTACACTAAACAGCAGTGTCATTCCTGAAGGCCATAAAAGCTCACTAAGCTTGCCAGTTCCTTCTGGCCACTCACTTTCTTCCAATTTTGCGACAAGGTCTTTAAGTACTGCAGGAGAATCTGTGAAAAACACATATGACTTGGTAGTATTTAAAGGGAGTAGAGAATCTTCGCGGGCTGGAGACTGTATCTCTTCGCCTGGTGTGCATCATAACATACCGCCAATAATGATTGATCAAGGAAGCAACATGAATCCTAGTATGGAGAGCTCAAACAATTCACATAGGCTGACGGCATCTAACACTAATGCAACTCAGTTTTACTCTTACAAGGACCAAATGCATGTAACACCAGAGACTAGGGCCTCAGTGATGACAGAAAAAGATAGCAGTCAAGCTTCTGCTGCATCAAGTCAGCCCTTTGCGGGAACTGTTTTAAGAGCACAAAGTGTATCTCAGGAAGCTTCACCTAGCGTCTTTACTTCAAAGCCTCTCATAGATTCTTCACTTGTGAAAAATACATATGTTGGTTTAAGTTCAGGCGGTGCCCATATTGGACATCCAAATTTTGGTAACCAGCAACCAAGTGACGAATGCCTTAAAAGAAAATCTGAATCTCTATCTGGTTCAGAAGCAAGGGGTCATTCAGCTGCATTGGTGCAACCTGCTCTAGGAAATCATAATGGGAGTGGAGGTGCACACAATGGCCTTCGGATGGCTAACGTTGTACATCGATTCAAGAGCTTAGTTGAATCTTTGGAAATTGGTGTTGTGCTATCTGGGAGGTTGTGGTCCTCAAGCCAAGCAATCTTCCCAAAAG GGTTCAGGAGCAGAGTAAAATACTTCAGCATCGTGGATCCAACACAAATGGCATACTACATATCTGAAATATTAGACGCCGGACCACAGGGACCTCTGTTTATG GTGACTCTGGAAAACTGTCCAGGCGAACTTTTTATCAACGTCTCTCCTGCCAAGTGCTGGAGCATGGTCCGTGAGAGGCTGAATATGGAAATACGGAGGCAACTCAGTACGGGAAGAGCTAATCTTCCTGCACTACAGCCACCGGGATCAGTTGATGGTTTTGAAATGTTCGGGTTGCTGTCACCGGCAATAGTTCAG GCAATCGAGGCACGGGATAGAGATCGCATCTGCACAGAGTACTGGAGATCCAGGCCTCATGTTGTCACTGAAGATCGTGCGACGGCGCCACCTCAGGCTCAGGGTCCTCTGCATGCGCTGAGGGGTCTATTCCAGCGAGCCAACCGCAATGAGCTGCTAGCCCTACGGAGTCTACTGGTGAGCAACATCAGCCCGGACGACTTCTCCAGGCGGCAGGCTACCCAAATCCTCGACGAGGAGATCGCCAAGCAGTGGCGCTGA